DNA from Cyanobacteriota bacterium:
TACACCCGATAAAACTGGGCAATTGTGGCGCAGGCCACTTCAGTGCTATTGGTGATGCGATAAAGATGGGTGTCTTCTCGATTGATGAGCCTACGCTTCAACAAATGTTCACTGACGTAGGTGCTCCATGCATCCCAATAGTCATTACCAGGGTGGTTCATAAACACAATAGGTAATGGCTCCGCCTTGCCAGTTTGAATTAGGGTTAAACACTCAAACACTTCATCCTGGGTGCCAAAACCACCAGGAAATGCCACGATCGCGTCACTCTCCTTGAGCAAAAACAGTTTGCGGGTGAAGAAATATTTGAAGCTAACCAGGCGATCAGGGCTGACATAGGGGTTAGATTCCTGTTCAAAGGGCAAGCGAATGTTCAAGCCAATTGACTTATCAACCCCAGCACCCCGGTTTCCAGCTTCCATGATGCCCCCACCAGCACCTGTCATCACCATAAAGCCCTGTTGAGCTAATTGTTGAGCTAGCTCGACTGCCATTTGATAGTCTGGTTTGTCGGCTGGTGTACGAGCTGACCCAAAGATCGTAACCTTGCGAGTATGTTGATGGGCATAGAAGGTCTGAAACGCCCCCTCCATATCCAAAATAGAAGAGGCTAAGATTTTCCAGTCTAGCCGTTCAATATGCTCGCTGGACATCCGAACGATCGTACTCAATACCTGCTTAATCAAGCGTCCATGGGCATGGTGCGGCAGTTGGTCAATCAATGCCATCATGTCCGATCGCAGGCGTTCTAGTTCACTCAATTCCATACCTAACTCCTGTCAACCATGCATACGCTTGCGACAGAGCTGATAAAAAAACCCAGACTCCTCAACAGGAAACCATCTGGGATCAGGCAGACTATGTCACTTTGGACTACTGGAGAACTATCTAGACCCACCAAGCTAGCACCAAGTCGCTACCTAGAGGTGCTTTTCGAGAGTATTTGACAGCGTTGTCTTAGGTACAGCGCCTACAACCATATCAACACGCTCGCCACCTTTGAAAATCATCAAGGTTGGAATGCTGCGGATACCGTACTGAGTTGCAACGCTAGGATTTTCATCAGTATTCACTTTCACTACCTTCACCTGACCAGCATATTGTTGAGCAATCTCATCAACAATAGGGCCAACCATTCGACAAGGCCCACACCAAGGTGCCCAAAAATCCACTAGTACAGGAACGTCACTTTC
Protein-coding regions in this window:
- a CDS encoding TIGR00730 family Rossman fold protein; the encoded protein is MELSELERLRSDMMALIDQLPHHAHGRLIKQVLSTIVRMSSEHIERLDWKILASSILDMEGAFQTFYAHQHTRKVTIFGSARTPADKPDYQMAVELAQQLAQQGFMVMTGAGGGIMEAGNRGAGVDKSIGLNIRLPFEQESNPYVSPDRLVSFKYFFTRKLFLLKESDAIVAFPGGFGTQDEVFECLTLIQTGKAEPLPIVFMNHPGNDYWDAWSTYVSEHLLKRRLINREDTHLYRITNSTEVACATIAQFYRVYHSCRYIYDRLLLRLNTELPKSVIADLNVTFRDILVDG
- the trxA gene encoding thioredoxin; this translates as ESDVPVLVDFWAPWCGPCRMVGPIVDEIAQQYAGQVKVVKVNTDENPSVATQYGIRSIPTLMIFKGGERVDMVVGAVPKTTLSNTLEKHL